A segment of the Ammospiza nelsoni isolate bAmmNel1 chromosome 9, bAmmNel1.pri, whole genome shotgun sequence genome:
atattaaatatttcagtatgctggcttaattattttttgtttgttctgctATCACTTAAAAAGGAATGCTTTATATTTCATCCAAGGTAGTATAATAGGAAAGCATGTTTTATATTTACATGTCTTCCTGTTCCTCTctcacattttgctttttattaacCAATGCTTTTACAAAAAGAATGCTGGAGCAGCATTTTCAGTCAAAATCAGATAGATTGGCACACTTTAATGTGAAACAATGTCCCATGAAGTTCCATGGAGATAGGTGTTTATCTGCTCTGTGTATACAGCAACAGCATATTTCTGATTGTCAGAACAGGTATGCACATGTCTTCATACTTGTATATACACTGCATTTATGGCCTTAGGTAACTTCCCACTACTTTTAACAAAATCCAGGATGTgatatgtgtgtgcatgtggcaGTTGGTCAAATCTGAAAGTCTGTTAAAGTCCATTGCATTATGCGGAGGGCAAAATAGCCCATGAAACAGAGTAGCAAAACAAGCATTATGATCCAGAAAAAGTGTGTGGAAGAAAGTCTTCTTAGCTTTATCTGCTTTGAGTGGTAATTTCTACTTCCATTTCATTACAGCTGTTAAAGGacttttttccccagctttgCCATTCTCATCCTCAGAGctgcaaaaataaacaaagccaTTGCATTTTAAGTCTTTCTTTCTGATTCTGAAGCAAAATCTCCTTGtttagaaaaatgaagaataCACATACCTCCAGTGGTTAATCCAGCAGAATAAGCATTGTTTTagtgttacagaaaaaaatcagtagaaGGTGTTAGTTCTGGTAATTTTGCAATAAAGTGAGTATATTTAGAAATCACTCTATAATTGCTATTTAAAAATTAGCACAGTTACCTTCTGTTTTGTCTCTGTTACCTTCACTAACACAGAGTTAGTTTTGCCCTTGACTGGATGCTGACAGATTAAAAGGACACATGAATAATTAAATTCTTTGTTTAAACTAAACTCCTCAGTGGGAGCTGTAACTATTtggaaaccttttcctttttgatgATGCTTAgagaaaattttcctttcttcccgGTGTTGTGAGTCAGAGTGGGAGTTAGTCATGTTCCTGATTTCATCTGATGCAGTAACAGCACCTGTATAAACATCAGTATGGCTATTGTCTGTTACTGGGTATAATGGGGGTAAGTTTGAAAGGGACAGCAAAAGGCCAATGATTTAATGTGAAGGTTATTTTTGGAACAGCAATATAATGCTGTTGTTTGATATGTAAAAACCTCCCCCCCAGCACATTGTTGAATAATCTCCATTACTCTGACCTGCTAGTTTGAAGAGTTACCAAAAATAGTGTCTCATTCCTGCACCCTGCTGAGACACGAGGGGTCAAAGCAGCTGTTTACTTGATTTACACGTGTCAGCAAGTGTCCAGCTCATGTTATGTTTTGAATGCTGAAGTTGATGCAAATCATAGAAGCATCTGAGTGTAACTTTATATCATAGAGCCACTGATGTTAACCTTAGATCTTACAAAAGACACTGTGTACTTTTTACAGGCTGAGGAATTCTGAAGGATTCAGGCTCTGGTCATGGTTTGAGAACAGTCAGTTTGATGCCTCACTTCTAGCTCATAGTCTGTTTTTGTCTTGTTCTATACATTACAGGAACAGATGGTGTGCACGAATCTTCAttaaaaaggattttcataTTTCACTTTCTTCCACACAAATGGAGCTGTCTCCATTGTGTTTTTTAAAGGTTGCAAAGCTTCCagtggtaggaaaaaaaaaaaagctcatcTAGATTAGCTAGCTGTCAAAAGCCTTGGACCTTCGTGTCCCATGAGAGCCTGTTCCACACTGTCAGTGTGTTTTGCTGCTTATTCAGCTTTAGTTTTGCATTTCCTTATTCATTTCACTATGTCTAGCCTTTGTTCCCTCCCAAGGACTTTTCATTTCCCTAATGAGTATTGCATCTTCAAAACATTTGCACTTGAATTGATTTCCCTGAaatttgaagaagaaaataagccCTAATAATGCAAATACGGGTGTACCAATTATAGAGTTGTCATCCTTTTCTCTGTATCTCTGCCCTCTGGTTTTCTGAGGGCACATACTTTGAGATATTAGTCAAGAGGGGAGCTTGTGGGAGAAGGAAAATTGTTGCTATGTGGAAAGGTATGTCCTACATCTTTGTAAAATTGTGGGCATGAAAGGCTCCTAATTTAATCTGATCTGTCTCTATATAGATTGGCACATGGAACAATGCCTCTGACTCTTTGTCCTTGGCCATTGCTAACTGATTCAGGAACTTGTTCTGAAGGTTCATCTCTTTCCTAAAGAAAAATTGTTACATAAGAGGCCATCATGCTGGTCTGTCCTATGCTTCTTTGTTTTCCATTGTCTTTCAGAGTCCCCAGTGCTTGTTTAATGTTTAAATGCTGCAAGTGCTTCTCAAAACTTTAGTTTCCAAGaggatttgttttttgttttactaTTTGTTGTTTTAGTTTAATTAATGATGAGCTACCAAAAATAATTGACTCCACTCTTTTCTCTAGTGGTGTTTAGGGTGAACCTGCTAGGGTGGGCATGAATGACTGCTTTGAAAACAATATATTTCTCTAAGAAACAGCTCTGTATAATTACATTGTTCTAGATTGAGAGgctttcctggttttgtttctcttttagAAGTCTCAGTAGGATTACAGGGCTGCTTGGGAAAGATTGAGTCACTTCCTGGCTTTTTCCAGTGATCAAAAATGTCCCAGGGAGTGGCAATAAATAAGTGGAGGGCTAAAGAAGAGTATGGCTTAGCTCCAAATTCTACTAGGCATGAAGATACTCACTTGGAGGCAGTGCTGACTGGGGGAATTTTTGAGGCAATTGCCAAACTGCTTTTAATTTAGCTGGGATCCATTTTTCCCAATTGGCCACTTTGTTATTGGTGGGATAGTTATAAGTGACCCTTCTCTGTTATCCTATACTTATGTGATGTGGGAATTAAGGGACCTTACCCAAAACATAATGGGCTGGAGCAGATTCTGGAGTGGTTTATTTTACCTGTACTAACTACTTCTGCTTCCGGTTGCTGATATAAAAacttgtggcagcagctcttggTGCTGGAGAACACAGGGAAGTACAGAGATGGCAGGATGGGGGTTTGAGGAAAGCAAAGGTAATGGAAAAGTGTAGTGGCCTTATTGATCAGGAAGGATGGGCAGCATTGCTGGAATGTTTCTGGCTTTTGTGTACATGACTCCACGATGTTGATATTCTTAAAAGCTGAGAGCCTTGCTTGCTGAACAGTTCTTCCCAATCACTGCCTACTGATGCAAAAATACTTGAAAGGTCTTACATGATCCAAAGATCATCCTCTTTCCTGGCTTTACATGTAGTGTAAAAAATTCCTGGGCTGTCAATTCAGCTTTAGCCAGAGTCAAATTTACATTTTTGCTGCACATTCTCTGGAGGAGAGAATGTGGCATCAGGACCCCTGATCTTCCTGTAATTCAACCAGAGTGTTCTTTGCTTCAAGTGGAATGTGACTAGTCTGCAATCTGCTGCTCTGTAAGTATACCTAAATGGAGTCTAATTGTATGTGTTAAAGTGCAACATAATCATAAAGAAGAGTTTTCTATGTTTCTGGAAGATTCTGCTATTGCTTGCAGACTTTTATTATAAAACTTTATAGTAAGAAATagatatatttatgtatttatagaaTATAAAAGTCACTAAAAAATAACTCTGTGGACTACTGAACTAACAGTGTGTAGTGATGAAAACTGTTTCATTATCTTTCAGAAGCTATAAAAATGTCTAACTTGGGTTAATGGAAAAATGTTAGAACTTGCATAAACATTATCAAGACAATGTTGGCAATGTTGATTccttaaaaatacaaagtaaagcTGATTATTAAGCAGTCTTTCTTATTTAAGGAGTAAGTTAGATGGTCTAGGAAGTAGTTGGAATGCAAACAGGCAGAGAAAACATGCCAGTGAGGGAAGAGGAATTGTTAAGTAGCAATGCTATTAGTTACCTGCAAGAAATGAAAACTAATTCTGCTAATTTTGGTAGCATTAATGGAACTTGAAAGAGAACCACTTTTAATCTTTCAAGGTTATAGGAATGGCATTTCTGTAATAGTTTGTTTTCCAATTTTGATATGGTAACTAGTGCATTGCTGAAGACAAAATAATTCAACAGATCCAAAATGTAGATTGGTATTTGTTAACAAGgaagagcaaaaaaaatattattaatagcATATTAGTCTGAAACAATCCAAAAATATACGAAGTGATACAGTTGCCAGCAGATAAGAGCAATATCAATTTGCTACATGAGTGAGCAGCAGTGacatgattttccttttctgttacCTGTCAGTGAGGGATCTTCTGTACCATCTCCAGACACTTGGCTGTGAAGATGAGTGTGGTGTGTTGGTGAGCTTAAGCGTTCCTCTTGTTCTTGCAGGGAGATGGAATTTTTGTGGGGTACCTTGTTCAGGCTTGCACCCAGACTGCTCATAGGGTTTGTCTGTTGGGcttctgtgtttttcctgtttggTGGCTGATAAATTTGACTGTAATGGCCTATGGGGTGATAGGCTGGTTTCTCAGATTTGCTCTCGTCTTCATCATCGTCATCAATGATAACGAGTTCTGCACGGATGACCCCATCGTACGGGGACAGCTTCTGGTTTGCTTCTGCGTCGTCATCGTCAACGCGCTGGTAACCCATGAACACCATCGTCACCGGCTCCGATTCATCCACGTAACAAGGGACAGCCTGCACAATGTTGTACCGAACATCTTCCTCATCCTGAGGTGCAGGGGATGCTGCGTTAGCATGACAGGGATTTAAAAACCTTGTCTCACTATGTTTTTCCCTTGTATCCTGGTAAGGTTTCAATTCCTCATGTGcagcatttctttcttcattatGAATCATCCTGTTGTCAGGATTAGTGTGCACTTTCTTCTCTGTATGAGAAATTACTGGAGAGGGAGACTTTGGTTGTATTACCTTTGGAAGATCAAGGCCATTCTCTTTATTTTGCTGCATAAAGGGCTCTGTTTTGGAGGAGAACGCTGTCTGATGATTGCTAAATCCATTTGTCTCTCTTTTGTCAGTGCCTTCTAATTTTGGTCCTGGGATTAATTTGTCTTTCTGAGGAGTTACTGGCCTGCAGAATTTGTTTGCAAAGACAGGTTCATGGTACTCTGTGGGAGactgagaatttttttcagttgcCTGCCGTAGCAGGTCTTCCACTTCAACAGGAGCAAGTTCATCCATCCCATTTTGTGTTGTGGTCCCATTTGATGACACTGCATAGACTGACTTCCTGCCATCATCATAGACTTTAATTCCTGTCTCTTTAAACTCTTTTGAGGGAAGAGGTATTGTTGATAACACTGTGTTTTCTCCAGTCTTCATGTCTTTTTCAACCTTTATTTCCATGGCAAACAATGCTGTTGAAAGAAACAAGTGCTTAAACTGGTAATGCAGTAGCTGCAAGAAACGTAGGACTTCTGACAGTGATAGAGAACAACTGTCAGAATGAATTATTAAATATGTGAAGTTATTACATACACAACCCATATATTAGATTCTCATTTTGGATATCCCCTTTTATCCTgtggaaaaaagtattttcattctGTGAGGAAGAATCAGCTGTTGAGAAAGTTTTAATTACATGATAGACTGAGAAATCCAGATTTAACCTTGGCCCCTGGTGTTATGCTGGGCAATAGCAGCTGAAGAGCTCCACGTGCTGCGATGCCAGAGAGTCTTGGGCACTCTGAAGGGTTAGAAGGCTTTGTAGTAGTTGGGAAATAGCCTGACTACTGCTGGCTACCCAACAGCTGTAAGTGcagacagaaaatgagaaatgaatGATATGAAGGGAGTCTGTACTTACTTAGGCAGAAGAATGAAGTGCTGGAAAGAAGTGTCAGTGGTGAAAAGAGTTATTCTCAGTGGCACTTACTTTACACCACTGTCTCACCTTTCAGTTTTGATGACCTAACTGGCAACACagtttaaataagaaaaaatgtctCACCTGTAATGTCTATTCTTTGCTTAAAGTGTGTTAAATTCAATATATAGGAAGCTCTTGTACATATTGACACCTTCTGGAGTTACTAATTAGCAgtaccttttctcttttcttcatcaTCCATGTCAGCATGTGCTGTGCTTCTCAGTGCAGAAGGTCTGAAATAC
Coding sequences within it:
- the PALMD gene encoding palmdelphin, which encodes MEEAELLKERFQAITDKRKLQEEITQKRLKVEEEKMKHQHLKKKALREKWLLDGFSSMTPKEEEEMQKQNQEDQQRTHELEQDIFRLEKEIEALERQEMEVSAKEEAILKKLKSIEKTTEDIIKSVKTEKAGFEKEAADYIYASIPDLPKYFRPSALRSTAHADMDDEEKRKALFAMEIKVEKDMKTGENTVLSTIPLPSKEFKETGIKVYDDGRKSVYAVSSNGTTTQNGMDELAPVEVEDLLRQATEKNSQSPTEYHEPVFANKFCRPVTPQKDKLIPGPKLEGTDKRETNGFSNHQTAFSSKTEPFMQQNKENGLDLPKVIQPKSPSPVISHTEKKVHTNPDNRMIHNEERNAAHEELKPYQDTREKHSETRFLNPCHANAASPAPQDEEDVRYNIVQAVPCYVDESEPVTMVFMGYQRVDDDDAEANQKLSPYDGVIRAELVIIDDDDEDESKSEKPAYHPIGHYSQIYQPPNRKNTEAQQTNPMSSLGASLNKVPHKNSISLQEQEERLSSPTHHTHLHSQVSGDGTEDPSLTALRMRMAKLGKKVL